The Halodesulfovibrio sp. genome contains a region encoding:
- a CDS encoding DNA integrity scanning protein DisA nucleotide-binding domain protein → MTMMHTSQWRRSIYNILDGLSDGLSHFAGASRVALIICLERNEPFYILDPQNLLDGHQPRLKDLFKSFQDTVSHNLRSEFDPANDPQLTGLIAYGGSCTTLPFQMWFTEEHPDICSKGPTLRWLEYAATQLCADFSQDAGLRNDTSSYVLQGYAQHAIRDYIIDKRSEALGMDTYLRIYPTLNAILGISNTREEGAWPRGKIAFVEPRLLQHVQFLASFPRMEQPLLVNLRHCRKTLQAVENTDRYLISDGCTLAGIAAGELPPGTIVATFEGNHGLVTLDDELICSFASGNFLATNRRPNLVQLEEALFESTVTPEQRHSLFQYTTRVVIRARERKHGCTLVLDLNTIPRNIAGQTLQTPLDLSLPENIDIACSLAKVDGALHISKTSTLLGFACLLDGRAVPGENRARGARFNSALRFTALHKNIIAIVVSSDRPVSVIQHGVELTAQCSWKPISYNCTPPLLSDWINE, encoded by the coding sequence ATGACCATGATGCATACATCCCAGTGGAGAAGGAGTATTTATAATATTCTTGACGGATTGAGCGATGGGTTATCGCACTTTGCCGGTGCCAGCCGAGTTGCGTTAATTATTTGCCTTGAGCGTAACGAACCTTTTTATATTCTCGATCCGCAAAATTTGCTTGATGGACATCAGCCTCGCCTCAAAGATCTTTTCAAGAGCTTCCAAGACACAGTTTCGCACAATTTGCGTTCCGAATTTGATCCGGCTAACGATCCACAACTAACGGGACTCATAGCATATGGCGGCTCGTGCACTACATTGCCGTTTCAAATGTGGTTTACGGAGGAACACCCAGATATCTGTTCCAAAGGACCTACGTTACGCTGGCTGGAATATGCAGCCACTCAATTGTGCGCTGATTTCAGCCAAGATGCCGGACTGCGCAACGATACCTCCAGCTATGTACTGCAAGGCTATGCACAACACGCCATCCGCGATTATATCATCGATAAACGTAGCGAGGCACTAGGTATGGACACATACCTGCGTATCTATCCAACATTGAATGCAATTTTAGGAATTTCAAATACACGGGAGGAAGGAGCATGGCCGAGGGGGAAAATAGCCTTTGTTGAACCGCGCCTGTTACAGCACGTCCAGTTTCTTGCATCGTTTCCACGAATGGAGCAGCCACTGCTCGTAAACCTCAGGCATTGCAGAAAAACATTGCAAGCTGTAGAAAATACAGACCGGTATCTTATTTCGGATGGCTGCACCCTTGCGGGAATTGCAGCGGGAGAATTACCGCCTGGCACTATTGTCGCAACATTCGAGGGAAACCACGGGCTGGTCACTCTGGATGATGAACTTATTTGCAGTTTTGCATCAGGAAATTTTCTTGCTACCAACCGCCGCCCGAACCTCGTTCAACTTGAAGAAGCCCTGTTTGAATCCACCGTAACACCAGAGCAGCGGCACAGCCTTTTTCAGTATACAACCCGTGTTGTAATCCGCGCACGAGAGCGTAAGCATGGTTGCACCCTTGTATTAGACCTTAATACAATCCCCCGTAATATTGCAGGACAGACACTGCAAACCCCGCTTGATTTAAGCCTGCCGGAAAATATTGACATAGCCTGTTCACTTGCCAAAGTAGACGGCGCATTGCACATCAGCAAGACATCTACCCTGCTGGGTTTTGCCTGCCTTCTGGATGGTCGAGCTGTCCCCGGAGAAAACAGGGCACGCGGTGCTCGATTTAACTCGGCATTACGATTCACTGCGCTACATAAAAATATTATCGCTATTGTGGTTTCTTCCGACAGACCTGTTTCAGTAATCCAGCATGGTGTTGAACTTACAGCACAATGCAGCTGGAAACCCATCAGTTACAATTGCACACCACCGTTACTCTCAGACTGGATAAACGAATAG
- a CDS encoding DUF3124 domain-containing protein produces the protein MSAFRIVWATGILFFVAAIAFPSNSSARTRQNGQTLYVPAYAYIYHGNKEAKINVTTTLSVRNTSRTESIRITSLEFFDTDGKLLRRYDDLPAVMNPLQSLRYVISLDDDSGGSGANFILKWEADRAVDVPIVESIMLGTGSSYGFAFVSQAVPIQ, from the coding sequence ATGAGTGCTTTTCGTATCGTATGGGCTACAGGTATATTGTTTTTTGTGGCTGCAATAGCATTTCCCAGTAATAGTTCGGCTCGTACCAGACAGAATGGGCAAACTTTGTATGTTCCAGCATACGCGTACATTTATCATGGAAATAAAGAAGCAAAAATAAATGTTACAACAACATTAAGCGTACGCAATACAAGTAGGACAGAGTCAATCCGCATTACGAGTTTAGAATTTTTTGATACTGATGGGAAATTATTGCGTCGCTATGATGATCTTCCAGCGGTCATGAATCCACTTCAGTCCTTACGGTATGTCATTAGCCTTGATGATGACTCCGGTGGGTCTGGCGCAAATTTTATTCTTAAATGGGAAGCCGACAGAGCCGTGGACGTACCCATTGTAGAGAGCATAATGCTCGGTACAGGTTCATCCTATGGTTTTGCTTTTGTATCCCAAGCTGTTCCTATTCAATAG
- a CDS encoding EVE domain-containing protein, which translates to MANYWLVKSEPGCYSIDTLENEPNQVTSWDGVRNYQARNFMRDDMKLGDKVLFYHSVTKPSVVGVCEVVRESYPDHTAWNPEDDHFDPKSTEDNPRWFMVDVKFVEKFPRALTLKELRQIPGLENMELLRKGSRLSVMPVDKKEFDIICNLAKEQA; encoded by the coding sequence ATGGCAAACTACTGGCTCGTTAAGTCTGAACCTGGATGCTACTCTATCGACACATTGGAAAATGAGCCGAATCAGGTCACCTCATGGGACGGCGTACGAAATTATCAGGCACGCAATTTCATGCGCGATGATATGAAACTTGGCGATAAGGTATTATTTTACCACAGCGTCACCAAGCCTTCAGTTGTCGGCGTATGTGAAGTCGTCAGAGAAAGTTACCCCGACCATACTGCGTGGAATCCGGAAGACGATCATTTTGATCCAAAATCAACTGAAGATAATCCACGTTGGTTTATGGTAGACGTAAAATTTGTCGAAAAATTTCCCCGCGCTCTTACATTAAAAGAGTTACGACAGATTCCGGGACTTGAGAACATGGAGCTGTTACGCAAAGGTTCACGCCTTTCCGTAATGCCAGTTGATAAAAAAGAATTCGATATCATCTGCAACCTTGCAAAGGAGCAGGCATGA
- a CDS encoding SlyX family protein — protein MKETKERLTQLEEQLYFQEKTITELNEALTNQQFQIDEMEKKMEAMILRIRQLSPVLDDGGVDDGPPPHYGGNI, from the coding sequence ATGAAAGAAACCAAAGAACGCCTCACGCAGTTAGAAGAACAGCTGTATTTTCAAGAAAAGACTATTACTGAACTCAATGAAGCGTTGACGAATCAACAATTTCAAATCGATGAAATGGAAAAAAAGATGGAGGCTATGATTCTGCGAATTCGCCAGCTTAGCCCTGTTCTTGACGATGGCGGTGTTGATGATGGTCCACCACCACATTATGGTGGCAATATCTAG
- a CDS encoding ABC transporter ATP-binding protein, which translates to MLLELRDLHVNYGNVEALHGINLTVEEGEIVTILGANGAGKSTTLNSICGLVKAAKGEILLDGKPIHSIPAHNIVKLGISQSPEGRRVFSTLTVEENMDLGAFTLKDKAKIERNREWIYDLFPRLLERRSQLAGTLSGGEQQMLAIGRALMSSPRLLLLDEPSLGLAPILVKSIFETIRKINKHGLTVILVEQNARAALKLADRGYVMEVGNIVLADNADTLLSNPEIQSAYLGGKGK; encoded by the coding sequence ATGCTACTAGAACTTCGTGATCTGCACGTAAACTACGGCAACGTAGAAGCACTGCACGGCATCAACCTCACAGTAGAAGAAGGTGAGATTGTTACTATTCTCGGCGCAAACGGGGCGGGAAAATCAACGACGCTTAACTCTATCTGTGGGCTTGTGAAGGCTGCCAAGGGAGAAATTCTTCTTGATGGCAAGCCTATCCATTCAATTCCTGCACATAATATTGTTAAGCTTGGTATTTCCCAATCTCCAGAGGGGCGTCGTGTATTTTCTACACTTACTGTAGAAGAGAACATGGATCTTGGCGCCTTTACACTGAAGGATAAGGCGAAAATCGAACGCAATAGAGAATGGATTTACGACTTGTTTCCGCGTCTGCTGGAACGTCGTAGCCAGCTTGCCGGTACTCTTTCCGGCGGTGAGCAGCAAATGCTCGCAATCGGTCGTGCATTGATGTCCAGCCCTCGACTGTTGCTGCTTGATGAACCTTCGCTTGGTCTTGCACCGATTCTTGTAAAGTCGATTTTTGAAACTATCCGTAAGATTAACAAGCATGGGCTTACTGTTATTCTTGTAGAACAGAACGCACGTGCTGCGCTTAAACTTGCGGATCGCGGATACGTAATGGAAGTAGGCAACATTGTACTTGCAGATAATGCAGATACCCTACTTTCTAATCCGGAAATTCAGTCTGCATACCTTGGTGGTAAGGGGAAATAG
- a CDS encoding ABC transporter ATP-binding protein has protein sequence MSLIELKNLTKSFGGLLAVNDVSFSVEEGTIVGLIGPNGAGKTTVFNLITGNYVPDTGEAVFNGKDVVGMQTHRIVNLGIARTFQTIRLFKSLSALENVLSGCHCRMKSGIFASMFRTPAQRVEEKHVLEKAMAELEFVGLKDQWDTQADSLSYGKQRLLEIARALATEPKFIILDEPAGGMNDQETQELIDLIKAIRDRGITVLLIEHDMSLVMKICEHLVVLEYGAVIAEGDPETIKNDPRVIEAYLGADDDLL, from the coding sequence ATGAGTCTTATTGAGCTTAAAAACTTAACAAAAAGCTTCGGTGGGTTGCTTGCCGTTAATGACGTTTCCTTTAGCGTTGAAGAGGGAACTATCGTAGGGCTTATTGGTCCTAACGGCGCTGGCAAGACTACAGTATTTAACCTGATTACGGGCAACTATGTTCCAGACACTGGCGAAGCTGTTTTCAACGGTAAAGATGTTGTGGGCATGCAGACCCACCGCATTGTTAATCTCGGTATTGCCCGTACGTTTCAGACAATTCGACTCTTCAAGAGTTTGAGTGCGTTAGAAAATGTGCTCTCCGGCTGTCATTGCCGTATGAAATCCGGTATTTTTGCTTCCATGTTCCGTACTCCTGCACAGCGTGTTGAAGAAAAACACGTGCTTGAAAAAGCCATGGCAGAACTAGAATTTGTCGGCTTGAAAGACCAGTGGGATACGCAGGCTGACAGTTTATCCTACGGAAAGCAGCGCTTGCTGGAAATTGCCCGTGCATTGGCGACAGAACCAAAGTTCATTATTCTTGATGAGCCTGCTGGCGGTATGAACGATCAGGAAACGCAGGAGCTTATTGATCTTATTAAGGCTATTCGTGACCGCGGAATTACTGTTCTGCTGATTGAACACGACATGAGTCTTGTTATGAAAATCTGTGAGCATCTTGTTGTTCTTGAATACGGTGCTGTGATTGCAGAAGGCGATCCTGAAACAATTAAAAATGATCCCCGAGTTATCGAAGCATACCTCGGTGCTGATGATGATCTGCTGTAA
- a CDS encoding branched-chain amino acid ABC transporter permease — protein MIIRKQDMLCLAGVALFACAPLVLNAYWTDVLNNIGLYAILALSLNIILGQCGLFQMGHAAFFAVGAYTSAILNTMFDIPLLWTMPLAGILAGLFGLIVARPIIHLRGDYLLIVTIGIVEIIRIALINDVGGLTGGANGIFGIDRPMLFGLKIKRPYQFFYLIWGFCAATIFLFHRLENSRFGRALNYIKDDDVAAEGSGIDISRYKLIAFVIGAFWAGMVGTIFAGKMKIISPESFSFWESVLLFTIVILGGMGSIRGVLLGAFLIIGLPELFRDFASARMLVFGAAMIAMMIFRTQGLLPPLPRKYNVARFFSNAEGEQ, from the coding sequence ATGATTATTAGAAAACAAGATATGCTGTGCCTTGCAGGAGTAGCGCTGTTTGCTTGTGCACCGCTGGTGCTGAATGCATATTGGACTGATGTATTGAATAACATTGGGCTGTACGCAATCCTTGCGCTTAGTCTGAATATTATCCTCGGTCAGTGTGGTCTTTTCCAGATGGGGCATGCTGCGTTTTTTGCTGTAGGTGCGTACACCTCTGCAATTTTGAATACAATGTTCGACATACCTCTGCTGTGGACTATGCCATTGGCTGGTATCCTCGCCGGTTTGTTCGGGTTGATTGTAGCAAGACCGATTATTCACCTGCGCGGTGACTACCTGCTTATTGTGACTATCGGTATTGTAGAGATTATCCGCATTGCACTTATCAATGACGTTGGCGGATTAACCGGTGGTGCAAACGGCATTTTCGGCATTGATCGTCCAATGTTGTTCGGTCTTAAAATTAAGCGTCCGTATCAGTTCTTCTACCTTATCTGGGGATTCTGTGCGGCTACGATATTCTTATTCCACCGTTTGGAAAACTCACGCTTCGGCAGGGCGTTAAACTACATTAAAGATGATGATGTCGCTGCTGAAGGCTCCGGTATTGATATTTCCCGCTACAAGCTTATTGCTTTTGTTATCGGCGCATTTTGGGCTGGTATGGTGGGCACTATCTTTGCTGGGAAAATGAAGATTATTTCACCGGAATCATTTTCTTTCTGGGAATCTGTACTTCTATTCACCATTGTTATTCTTGGCGGCATGGGATCTATTCGCGGGGTGCTTCTTGGTGCTTTCCTTATTATTGGTCTGCCTGAATTATTCCGTGATTTTGCATCAGCTCGAATGCTTGTATTCGGTGCAGCAATGATCGCCATGATGATTTTCCGTACTCAGGGGCTGTTGCCGCCGTTACCGCGAAAATACAATGTTGCCCGCTTTTTCAGCAACGCTGAAGGAGAGCAGTAA
- a CDS encoding branched-chain amino acid ABC transporter permease: MEEFFQQLTNGLAVGGIYALIALGYTMVYGVLKLINFAHGDLFTIGAFLGLTLLTSLGLTDAIGPVAGLILLAVMVVILVGVVGFLLERIAYRPLRTSPRLSAVVSALGASIFFQNAIMLIWGARPLVYPHGLLPNITVNILGVELPLIRILMFAISVVLMCALYYLTHKTRIGTAIRAAAIDQGAAKLMGIDVNRVISLVFMIGPALGGAAGVMVGLYYGQISFTMGWLYGLKAFTAAILGGIGNIPGAMLGGLLLGVVESLGAAYISIAWKDAISFLVLILILIVRPTGLLGERVADKV, from the coding sequence ATGGAAGAATTTTTTCAACAATTGACAAATGGCTTGGCGGTCGGCGGTATTTATGCGCTTATCGCACTAGGATATACCATGGTGTACGGTGTGCTAAAGCTGATTAACTTTGCACACGGCGATCTTTTTACCATTGGTGCTTTTTTAGGACTCACACTGCTCACCTCACTGGGACTTACAGATGCAATCGGACCTGTTGCAGGATTGATTCTTTTGGCAGTGATGGTTGTTATTTTAGTAGGCGTGGTTGGCTTTTTGCTAGAGCGTATAGCCTATCGCCCGCTTAGGACTTCGCCGCGTCTTTCTGCGGTTGTAAGTGCTCTTGGTGCTTCCATCTTTTTCCAGAATGCAATCATGCTTATCTGGGGTGCGCGTCCGTTAGTTTACCCGCACGGCTTACTGCCTAATATCACCGTGAATATATTAGGTGTGGAATTGCCGTTAATCCGTATTTTAATGTTTGCCATCTCTGTAGTGCTTATGTGCGCGTTATACTACCTGACGCATAAAACACGTATTGGTACTGCTATCCGCGCAGCTGCTATCGATCAGGGTGCAGCAAAGCTGATGGGAATTGATGTTAACCGCGTAATCAGCCTTGTGTTTATGATCGGTCCTGCACTTGGTGGTGCTGCTGGCGTTATGGTCGGCTTGTACTATGGTCAGATCAGTTTCACCATGGGCTGGCTGTATGGTCTTAAAGCATTTACTGCTGCAATTCTCGGCGGCATCGGTAACATTCCGGGTGCAATGCTCGGTGGTTTGTTGCTTGGTGTTGTGGAATCGCTAGGGGCTGCGTACATTTCCATTGCATGGAAAGACGCAATCTCCTTCCTTGTTCTCATTCTCATTTTGATCGTCCGTCCTACCGGATTATTGGGCGAAAGGGTGGCTGACAAGGTATGA
- a CDS encoding branched-chain amino acid ABC transporter substrate-binding protein: MKRFMHVLAFGLVASMLMSSAALADTIKIGLQAPLTGKYASEGLDMKNLVEILAAKVNADGGINGKKVEIIAEDDAFDPKTAALAAQRLITSGVVAVIGTYGSSITEAAQDIYDEEDVIQIATGSTMVRLTEKGLANFFRTCPRDDSQGAAAAQVLKDRGYKRIAILHDNSSYAKGLADETRKLLDGNTVVFFDALNPGEQDYNTILTKIKGFNPDVIFYTGYFNEAGLLLRQKKEMKWDVDMMGGDATNNLDLVKIAGNDAAKGFFFVSPPGVNDLTSPFAKEILDTYKAKYNALPASIWSVFAGDAFLAIVEAIRQTDSTDPEVLSEYLRNKMDNYPGLTGTIAFDKKGDRAGKFYRVSEVDANGQFVMLP; encoded by the coding sequence ATGAAAAGATTTATGCACGTTTTAGCCTTTGGGCTGGTTGCTTCAATGTTGATGTCATCTGCTGCATTAGCAGATACTATTAAAATCGGCTTGCAAGCTCCGCTCACCGGCAAATATGCATCAGAAGGTCTTGATATGAAGAATCTCGTTGAGATTCTGGCTGCGAAAGTCAATGCTGACGGCGGTATTAACGGCAAGAAAGTTGAAATTATCGCAGAAGACGATGCATTTGACCCTAAAACAGCAGCTCTTGCCGCTCAGCGCCTGATTACATCCGGTGTAGTTGCGGTTATTGGTACCTATGGCTCTTCTATTACTGAAGCAGCACAGGACATTTATGACGAAGAAGATGTGATTCAGATTGCAACAGGTTCTACCATGGTGCGTTTGACTGAAAAAGGTCTTGCTAACTTCTTCCGCACATGTCCTCGTGACGATTCTCAGGGCGCAGCCGCTGCACAGGTTTTGAAAGATCGCGGATATAAGCGCATTGCTATCCTGCACGACAACTCTTCATACGCAAAAGGTCTGGCGGATGAGACCCGTAAACTTCTCGACGGAAATACAGTTGTATTTTTTGATGCACTTAATCCGGGCGAGCAGGATTACAACACCATCCTTACCAAGATTAAAGGGTTCAATCCTGACGTAATTTTCTACACTGGCTACTTTAATGAAGCAGGCTTGCTGCTGCGCCAGAAAAAAGAAATGAAGTGGGATGTTGATATGATGGGCGGCGACGCTACCAACAACCTTGATCTTGTTAAAATTGCTGGAAACGACGCAGCTAAAGGGTTCTTCTTTGTAAGCCCTCCGGGTGTAAACGACCTTACTTCTCCTTTTGCAAAAGAAATTCTGGATACCTATAAGGCAAAGTACAACGCACTTCCTGCCTCTATCTGGTCTGTATTTGCTGGCGATGCATTCCTTGCTATTGTTGAAGCAATCCGTCAGACCGACTCCACTGATCCGGAAGTTCTCTCCGAGTACTTACGTAACAAAATGGACAACTATCCTGGGCTGACAGGCACCATCGCTTTTGATAAAAAAGGTGACCGTGCCGGTAAGTTCTATCGCGTTAGCGAAGTTGATGCTAACGGCCAGTTCGTAATGTTACCGTAA
- a CDS encoding terminase small subunit, giving the protein MAEEGSEVVSAEDRAENKKARKPAVQQKGAGKTLSVKQRRFVDEYLLDYNGRLAACRAGYAQKSAGATATRLLALPEIMQAISRKQAQRAQRTEITQDAVVRELAAVGFATLKDVCAWDDGHLTLRNSQDINSAQAASIAEITETVTSRGGTVRVKQHSKLKALEMLAKHVGLYDPPEVEHGTQSLEELSPVLKKRLEAIYGIITDDVKEPEAVFKDNE; this is encoded by the coding sequence ATGGCTGAAGAAGGTTCCGAAGTCGTGTCGGCTGAAGATCGTGCAGAAAACAAGAAGGCACGAAAGCCAGCTGTTCAGCAGAAGGGTGCAGGTAAGACACTTTCAGTCAAACAGCGGCGTTTTGTTGATGAGTACCTGCTAGACTACAACGGACGACTTGCTGCATGCCGTGCTGGATATGCCCAGAAATCTGCTGGTGCTACGGCTACAAGACTTCTTGCGCTGCCCGAAATTATGCAGGCGATTAGCAGGAAGCAGGCACAACGTGCGCAGCGTACGGAAATTACGCAGGACGCAGTTGTCAGAGAATTAGCCGCGGTTGGATTTGCTACGCTGAAGGATGTTTGTGCGTGGGATGACGGGCATCTGACATTGCGTAATTCGCAAGATATAAATAGCGCTCAAGCAGCTTCCATTGCAGAAATTACGGAAACGGTAACAAGCCGTGGTGGGACAGTTCGTGTAAAGCAGCATTCGAAGTTAAAGGCATTAGAAATGCTGGCAAAGCATGTAGGCTTGTATGACCCGCCGGAAGTTGAGCACGGCACTCAAAGTTTGGAAGAGCTTTCGCCTGTGCTGAAAAAACGTCTGGAAGCTATTTATGGCATTATCACAGATGATGTGAAAGAGCCTGAAGCAGTCTTTAAAGACAATGAATAA
- a CDS encoding tetratricopeptide repeat protein, whose product MIKRCIVLLLTTAFFLSGCSGTVAQPKVTHNPTGISGALHHDAQLAYAKAHVLWKNGVCENPAKAAGLLREALRIEPKYGEAWLRRGRLLIQFEEYEAAVEDLDKAVRYYPQSDSYAYRGYAEFGLGNYMGAKKNYERALELDSKSGTAWNFLGELLLAQLKIDEGCDALEEGSALGYGEPYDAAIERGVCVP is encoded by the coding sequence ATGATAAAGCGTTGTATAGTGTTGCTTCTGACAACAGCCTTCTTCCTTTCAGGCTGTTCTGGAACAGTAGCTCAACCGAAGGTTACCCATAATCCGACTGGAATATCGGGAGCTTTACATCACGATGCACAGCTTGCATATGCAAAAGCGCATGTGCTTTGGAAAAACGGTGTATGCGAAAATCCTGCAAAGGCTGCTGGGTTGTTGCGCGAGGCACTGCGTATTGAACCGAAATACGGTGAAGCATGGTTGCGCCGCGGACGTCTATTGATCCAGTTTGAAGAATATGAAGCGGCTGTTGAAGATTTAGATAAAGCTGTGCGGTATTACCCGCAGAGTGATTCCTATGCTTATCGGGGCTATGCAGAGTTTGGACTTGGCAATTATATGGGTGCTAAAAAGAATTACGAAAGAGCGTTGGAACTTGATTCGAAGAGCGGAACAGCTTGGAATTTCTTAGGTGAACTTCTCCTTGCTCAACTTAAAATAGACGAGGGGTGCGACGCTTTGGAAGAAGGATCAGCACTTGGGTATGGCGAACCGTATGATGCTGCAATTGAACGCGGTGTGTGCGTTCCATAA
- a CDS encoding diguanylate cyclase has product MHFFLPLFLGTIIFLFTSYFASQNSKIEEIANSRLEQLAATKTEVTQLRMRLVDVERRARSARREAQRLRLERCTPRIELTNKFETTFHATPDSILLADMESGLVTDVNESFLRLLDYDWNDVYNNPVNTLFTWANEQDAQEFATALITGQTANNLQAISQSQNRADFFALVSMRSVSISGKRTLVIAVRDCSDLHAAHDKIRTFSTALEQSPVGTAILSSDGCVVHINTRFAKLTGYTAEELHGNKIPFFENLPEESVLSWENLATKSEWHSEIYAPCCKKGNCWFSISISPVTENGKASRYVLILEDITKKKAQERHIQHMAMHDGLTGVANRRHFKMQLKQSIELQRRSQIPFALIFMDLNKFKEINDTRGHDFGDEVLKKTASRLKSVLREVDLVARPGGDEFLLLLSGIQSMDDLQATLTRIAYHTAQQVTFCDNTTINVTAAMGVALCPEHGTNADDLLSKADHAMYACKRTESSPFVV; this is encoded by the coding sequence GTGCACTTTTTTCTTCCACTATTTTTAGGAACTATAATTTTCCTTTTCACAAGCTATTTCGCCTCCCAGAACAGCAAGATTGAAGAAATTGCAAATTCCCGCCTAGAACAACTGGCTGCGACAAAAACGGAAGTCACGCAACTCCGCATGCGACTTGTTGACGTGGAACGCAGGGCACGCTCTGCACGCCGAGAAGCACAACGCTTGCGGTTGGAACGTTGCACTCCACGCATTGAATTAACCAATAAATTTGAAACAACATTCCACGCCACGCCGGACTCAATTCTTTTGGCAGACATGGAGTCCGGTCTTGTAACTGATGTTAACGAGAGCTTTCTCAGGTTACTCGATTATGACTGGAATGACGTTTACAATAATCCGGTCAACACCCTTTTTACATGGGCAAATGAACAAGATGCTCAAGAGTTTGCAACAGCACTCATAACGGGGCAAACAGCAAACAATCTACAGGCAATATCTCAATCTCAAAACAGGGCAGACTTTTTTGCTTTGGTGTCAATGCGGTCAGTATCAATTTCTGGAAAGCGTACACTCGTTATTGCTGTACGCGATTGTTCAGACCTTCATGCAGCTCACGATAAAATCCGTACTTTTTCGACAGCACTTGAACAAAGTCCAGTCGGCACAGCAATTCTTTCAAGCGATGGCTGTGTCGTGCACATCAATACACGATTTGCAAAGCTAACAGGATATACTGCCGAAGAACTCCACGGCAACAAAATTCCTTTTTTCGAGAACCTTCCAGAAGAATCTGTCTTATCGTGGGAAAACTTGGCAACAAAATCCGAATGGCATAGCGAAATTTATGCTCCCTGCTGCAAAAAAGGTAACTGCTGGTTTTCTATTTCTATTTCACCTGTCACAGAAAATGGCAAAGCCTCTCGATATGTATTGATTCTTGAAGACATAACCAAGAAAAAAGCACAAGAGCGCCATATTCAACACATGGCAATGCATGACGGGCTTACAGGGGTCGCGAACCGTCGCCATTTCAAAATGCAGCTGAAACAATCGATAGAATTGCAGCGCAGAAGCCAAATTCCATTTGCACTCATTTTTATGGATTTAAACAAGTTCAAAGAAATCAACGACACTAGGGGACATGACTTTGGTGATGAAGTCTTAAAAAAGACAGCCAGTCGCCTTAAAAGTGTTCTGCGAGAGGTAGACTTGGTTGCGCGTCCTGGTGGAGATGAATTCTTGCTTCTTCTTAGCGGCATCCAGTCCATGGACGATCTACAAGCGACTCTGACTCGAATTGCCTATCATACCGCACAGCAAGTAACATTTTGTGATAACACGACTATCAACGTCACGGCTGCCATGGGCGTTGCGCTCTGTCCAGAACACGGTACAAATGCAGATGATCTCCTTTCTAAAGCAGACCACGCCATGTATGCATGCAAGCGGACAGAGTCCAGCCCGTTTGTCGTTTGA